Proteins found in one Sphaeramia orbicularis chromosome 8, fSphaOr1.1, whole genome shotgun sequence genomic segment:
- the unkl gene encoding putative E3 ubiquitin-protein ligase UNKL isoform X1, translated as MPSVSKTAANASPQTEKPTHYTYLKEFRTEQCPLFLQHKCTQHRPFTCFHWHFLNQRRRRPIRRRDGTFNYSPDVYCTKYDETTGICPDGDDCPYLHRTTGDTERKYHLRYYKTGTCIHETDARGHCVKNGLHCAFAHGPHDLRPPVYDIREIQAQEALQNGQLGSGEGIPDLQPGVLASQAMIEKTLTEDPRWQDTNFVLANYKTDQCTKPPRLCRQGYACPHYHNSRDRRRNPRKFKYRSTPCPNVKHGDEWGEPSKCDSGDSCQYCHSRTEQQFHPEIYKSTKCNDMRQTGYCPRGPFCAFAHVERIPSTEETMSSLLTAIQSSSQSQLGSQQYSECPVSEWNSGGNSTTSATSSNGQVGSVSCSNSSTVTPSSGSDSLLSPVGSISRPKSLTNSSLCSESTTSSVSSLTSNYPKAPGFEREDQIKNKGQGDQKMMDQDKQTQNTVFSAVNPLASSFTSSITSSLASSIGSDSSSPTTLSTMNAKATPFYPGSNTVESVIGSALDLNFSDINVASLDKELEEQDSNVGLTSQRVLSGSAPVNIPGSLARSSSFNSSSSLSTSPLSSLSQSLSQSLLSGTVSQQNPPSAMLAKQEHGLLGTPTSSSQNSLGLNGGASNIWDFVSGSFSPSPSPVYSSLTSATSSADVARLFRELDEAKRKIKQWEEAWHQVKQACEACQKDAHEAKEQAKTAEAERQLAEQKWEETERKLKELQGDFDVLCRTPGTPLLRSYGELDQLPLSKLHSIQSQLRNDLDLIDGVIYQLQSKKCIVCQKHDRCIVLQPCQHYVLCENCAPSKTECPYCRTKILKW; from the exons ATACTTGAAGGAGTTCAGGACAGAGCAGTGCCCATTGTTTCTCCAGCACAAGTGTACGCAGCACAGACCCTTTACGTGCTTTCATTGGCATTTTCTCAACCAGCGGAGAAGACGACCCATTAGGAGGAGAGACGGAACCTTTAACTACAGCCCTGACGTGTACTGCACCAAATACGACGAGACCACAGGAATTTGCCCAGATGGAGATGA CTGCCCTTATTTACACCGGACCACTGGTGACACAGAGCGCAAGTACCATCTACGCTATTACAAGACTGGCACTTGTATCCATGAGACAGACGCTCGAGGGCATTGTGTGAAGAATGGCCTCCACTGTGCTTTTGCTCACGGGCCACATGATCTCCGACCTCCAGTCTATGATATCAG AGAGATCCAAGCACAAGAGGCCCTCCAAAATGGACAGCTGGGGTCTGGGGAAGGGATTCCTGATCTGCAGCCTGGTGTGTTAGCTAGTCAGGCTATGATTGAAAAAACCCTGACGGAAGACCCCCGCTGGCAAG ataccAACTTTGTTTTAGCCAATTATAAAACAGATCAGTGTACTAAGCCCCCGAGACTATGCAGACAGGGCTATGCTTGTCCCCATTACCACAACAGTAGAGATCGAAGacgaaatccacgcaagttcaaGTACAG GTCAACTCCTTGTCCAAACGTGAAACATGGGGATGAATGGGGCGAGCCTTCGAAGTGTGACAGTGGGGACAGCTGCCAGTATTGTCACTCTCGCACTGAACAGCAGTTTCACCCGGAG ATCTACAAATCTACCAAATGCAATGATATGCGGCAAACTGGATACTGTCCCAGAGGACCGTTCTGTGCATTTGCACATGTAGAAA GAATTCCCTCGACAGAAGAGACCATGAGCTCATTGCTAACAGCGATCCAGTCGAGTTCACAGTCCCAGCTGGGCTCTCAGCAGTATTCAGAGTGTCCCGTCAGTGAGTGGAACAGTGGAGGCAACTCCACCACCAGTGCAACCAGTAGCAACGGCCAAGTAGGAAGT GTTTCATGTTCTAATAGCTCAACTGTAACTCCAAGCTCAGGAAGCGACAGTTTGTTATCCCCTGTGGGATCCATCAGCAGGCCCAAATCCTTAACTAATAGTAGTTTATGTTCAGAGTCGACCACATCCAGTGTCTCATCTCTGACGTCTAACTATCCTAAAGCTCCGGGCTTTGAACGTGAGGATCAG ATTAAAAACAAGGGACAGGGGGATCAAAAGATGATGGACCAAGATAAACAG ACACAAAATACTGTATTCTCTGCGGTGAACCCTTTGGCATCAAGCTTTACCTCCAGTATAACATCCAGCTTGGCATCCAGTATTGGCTCAGATAGTTCCTCACCCACCACCTTATCAACAATGAATGCAAAAGCCACTCCTTTCTATCCAGGGAGCAACACGGTGGAGTCCGTCATAG GGTCTGCGCTCGACCTCAACTTCAGTGACATTAACGTTGCGTCTCTCGATAAGGAGTTGGAGGAACAAGATAGCAATGTAGGATTGACAA GCCAGCGGGTGCTAAGTGGATCTGCTCCCGTGAACATTCCCGGCTCCCTCGCACGATCGTCCTCTTTCAATTCCTCCTCATCGCTCTCCACCTCCCCTCTAAGCTCCCTCTCCCAGTCCCtctctcagtctctgctctccGGAACGGTGTCTCAGCAAAATCCACCTTCGGCAATGTTGGCCAAGCAAGAGCACGGCCTCCTGGGGACACCCACCTCCTCTTCTCAGAACTCTTTGG GCTTGAACGGAGGAGCTAGCAACATTTGGGACTTTGTAAGTGGCAGCTTTTCACCCAGTCCATCCCCGGTTTACAGCAGCCTAACCTCTGCAACCAGCAGTGCTGATGTGGCGCGCCTCTTCAGAGAGCTGGATGAGGCCAAGAGGAAGATCAAACAATGGGAGGAGGCCTGGCATCAGGTCAAGCAG GCCTGCGAAGCCTGCCAGAAAGATGCTCACGAAGCAAAGGAACAAGCGAAGACGGCCGAGGCGGAGCGGCAGCTGGCGGAGCAGAAGTGGGAGGAAACCGAACGCAAGCTGAAGGAGCTCCAAGGGGACTTTGACGTGCTTTGTCGCACCCCCGGGACACCTCTTCTACGTAGCTACGGCGAGCTGGACCAGCTCCCTTTGTCAAAGCTTCACTCCATCCAGAGTCAGCTGCGTAATGACCTAGACCTAATAGACGGG GTTATATATCAGCTTCAGTCAAAGAAATGTATAGTTTGCCAAAAGCATGATCGTTGCATTGTTCTGCAGCCTTGCCAACATTATGTACTATGTGAGAACTGTGCACCTAGTAAAACAGAATGCCCCTACTGTAGAACAAAAATACTGAAGTGGTGA
- the unkl gene encoding putative E3 ubiquitin-protein ligase UNKL isoform X3 encodes MPSVSKTAANASPQTEKPTHYTYLKEFRTEQCPLFLQHKCTQHRPFTCFHWHFLNQRRRRPIRRRDGTFNYSPDVYCTKYDETTGICPDGDDCPYLHRTTGDTERKYHLRYYKTGTCIHETDARGHCVKNGLHCAFAHGPHDLRPPVYDIREIQAQEALQNGQLGSGEGIPDLQPGVLASQAMIEKTLTEDPRWQDTNFVLANYKTDQCTKPPRLCRQGYACPHYHNSRDRRRNPRKFKYRSTPCPNVKHGDEWGEPSKCDSGDSCQYCHSRTEQQFHPEIYKSTKCNDMRQTGYCPRGPFCAFAHVERIPSTEETMSSLLTAIQSSSQSQLGSQQYSECPVSEWNSGGNSTTSATSSNGQVGSTQNTVFSAVNPLASSFTSSITSSLASSIGSDSSSPTTLSTMNAKATPFYPGSNTVESVIGSALDLNFSDINVASLDKELEEQDSNVGLTSQRVLSGSAPVNIPGSLARSSSFNSSSSLSTSPLSSLSQSLSQSLLSGTVSQQNPPSAMLAKQEHGLLGTPTSSSQNSLGLNGGASNIWDFVSGSFSPSPSPVYSSLTSATSSADVARLFRELDEAKRKIKQWEEAWHQVKQACEACQKDAHEAKEQAKTAEAERQLAEQKWEETERKLKELQGDFDVLCRTPGTPLLRSYGELDQLPLSKLHSIQSQLRNDLDLIDGVIYQLQSKKCIVCQKHDRCIVLQPCQHYVLCENCAPSKTECPYCRTKILKW; translated from the exons ATACTTGAAGGAGTTCAGGACAGAGCAGTGCCCATTGTTTCTCCAGCACAAGTGTACGCAGCACAGACCCTTTACGTGCTTTCATTGGCATTTTCTCAACCAGCGGAGAAGACGACCCATTAGGAGGAGAGACGGAACCTTTAACTACAGCCCTGACGTGTACTGCACCAAATACGACGAGACCACAGGAATTTGCCCAGATGGAGATGA CTGCCCTTATTTACACCGGACCACTGGTGACACAGAGCGCAAGTACCATCTACGCTATTACAAGACTGGCACTTGTATCCATGAGACAGACGCTCGAGGGCATTGTGTGAAGAATGGCCTCCACTGTGCTTTTGCTCACGGGCCACATGATCTCCGACCTCCAGTCTATGATATCAG AGAGATCCAAGCACAAGAGGCCCTCCAAAATGGACAGCTGGGGTCTGGGGAAGGGATTCCTGATCTGCAGCCTGGTGTGTTAGCTAGTCAGGCTATGATTGAAAAAACCCTGACGGAAGACCCCCGCTGGCAAG ataccAACTTTGTTTTAGCCAATTATAAAACAGATCAGTGTACTAAGCCCCCGAGACTATGCAGACAGGGCTATGCTTGTCCCCATTACCACAACAGTAGAGATCGAAGacgaaatccacgcaagttcaaGTACAG GTCAACTCCTTGTCCAAACGTGAAACATGGGGATGAATGGGGCGAGCCTTCGAAGTGTGACAGTGGGGACAGCTGCCAGTATTGTCACTCTCGCACTGAACAGCAGTTTCACCCGGAG ATCTACAAATCTACCAAATGCAATGATATGCGGCAAACTGGATACTGTCCCAGAGGACCGTTCTGTGCATTTGCACATGTAGAAA GAATTCCCTCGACAGAAGAGACCATGAGCTCATTGCTAACAGCGATCCAGTCGAGTTCACAGTCCCAGCTGGGCTCTCAGCAGTATTCAGAGTGTCCCGTCAGTGAGTGGAACAGTGGAGGCAACTCCACCACCAGTGCAACCAGTAGCAACGGCCAAGTAGGAAGT ACACAAAATACTGTATTCTCTGCGGTGAACCCTTTGGCATCAAGCTTTACCTCCAGTATAACATCCAGCTTGGCATCCAGTATTGGCTCAGATAGTTCCTCACCCACCACCTTATCAACAATGAATGCAAAAGCCACTCCTTTCTATCCAGGGAGCAACACGGTGGAGTCCGTCATAG GGTCTGCGCTCGACCTCAACTTCAGTGACATTAACGTTGCGTCTCTCGATAAGGAGTTGGAGGAACAAGATAGCAATGTAGGATTGACAA GCCAGCGGGTGCTAAGTGGATCTGCTCCCGTGAACATTCCCGGCTCCCTCGCACGATCGTCCTCTTTCAATTCCTCCTCATCGCTCTCCACCTCCCCTCTAAGCTCCCTCTCCCAGTCCCtctctcagtctctgctctccGGAACGGTGTCTCAGCAAAATCCACCTTCGGCAATGTTGGCCAAGCAAGAGCACGGCCTCCTGGGGACACCCACCTCCTCTTCTCAGAACTCTTTGG GCTTGAACGGAGGAGCTAGCAACATTTGGGACTTTGTAAGTGGCAGCTTTTCACCCAGTCCATCCCCGGTTTACAGCAGCCTAACCTCTGCAACCAGCAGTGCTGATGTGGCGCGCCTCTTCAGAGAGCTGGATGAGGCCAAGAGGAAGATCAAACAATGGGAGGAGGCCTGGCATCAGGTCAAGCAG GCCTGCGAAGCCTGCCAGAAAGATGCTCACGAAGCAAAGGAACAAGCGAAGACGGCCGAGGCGGAGCGGCAGCTGGCGGAGCAGAAGTGGGAGGAAACCGAACGCAAGCTGAAGGAGCTCCAAGGGGACTTTGACGTGCTTTGTCGCACCCCCGGGACACCTCTTCTACGTAGCTACGGCGAGCTGGACCAGCTCCCTTTGTCAAAGCTTCACTCCATCCAGAGTCAGCTGCGTAATGACCTAGACCTAATAGACGGG GTTATATATCAGCTTCAGTCAAAGAAATGTATAGTTTGCCAAAAGCATGATCGTTGCATTGTTCTGCAGCCTTGCCAACATTATGTACTATGTGAGAACTGTGCACCTAGTAAAACAGAATGCCCCTACTGTAGAACAAAAATACTGAAGTGGTGA
- the unkl gene encoding putative E3 ubiquitin-protein ligase UNKL isoform X2 encodes MPSVSKTAANASPQTEKPTHYTYLKEFRTEQCPLFLQHKCTQHRPFTCFHWHFLNQRRRRPIRRRDGTFNYSPDVYCTKYDETTGICPDGDDCPYLHRTTGDTERKYHLRYYKTGTCIHETDARGHCVKNGLHCAFAHGPHDLRPPVYDIREIQAQEALQNGQLGSGEGIPDLQPGVLASQAMIEKTLTEDPRWQDTNFVLANYKTDQCTKPPRLCRQGYACPHYHNSRDRRRNPRKFKYRSTPCPNVKHGDEWGEPSKCDSGDSCQYCHSRTEQQFHPEIYKSTKCNDMRQTGYCPRGPFCAFAHVERIPSTEETMSSLLTAIQSSSQSQLGSQQYSECPVSEWNSGGNSTTSATSSNGQVGSIKNKGQGDQKMMDQDKQTQNTVFSAVNPLASSFTSSITSSLASSIGSDSSSPTTLSTMNAKATPFYPGSNTVESVIGSALDLNFSDINVASLDKELEEQDSNVGLTSQRVLSGSAPVNIPGSLARSSSFNSSSSLSTSPLSSLSQSLSQSLLSGTVSQQNPPSAMLAKQEHGLLGTPTSSSQNSLGLNGGASNIWDFVSGSFSPSPSPVYSSLTSATSSADVARLFRELDEAKRKIKQWEEAWHQVKQACEACQKDAHEAKEQAKTAEAERQLAEQKWEETERKLKELQGDFDVLCRTPGTPLLRSYGELDQLPLSKLHSIQSQLRNDLDLIDGVIYQLQSKKCIVCQKHDRCIVLQPCQHYVLCENCAPSKTECPYCRTKILKW; translated from the exons ATACTTGAAGGAGTTCAGGACAGAGCAGTGCCCATTGTTTCTCCAGCACAAGTGTACGCAGCACAGACCCTTTACGTGCTTTCATTGGCATTTTCTCAACCAGCGGAGAAGACGACCCATTAGGAGGAGAGACGGAACCTTTAACTACAGCCCTGACGTGTACTGCACCAAATACGACGAGACCACAGGAATTTGCCCAGATGGAGATGA CTGCCCTTATTTACACCGGACCACTGGTGACACAGAGCGCAAGTACCATCTACGCTATTACAAGACTGGCACTTGTATCCATGAGACAGACGCTCGAGGGCATTGTGTGAAGAATGGCCTCCACTGTGCTTTTGCTCACGGGCCACATGATCTCCGACCTCCAGTCTATGATATCAG AGAGATCCAAGCACAAGAGGCCCTCCAAAATGGACAGCTGGGGTCTGGGGAAGGGATTCCTGATCTGCAGCCTGGTGTGTTAGCTAGTCAGGCTATGATTGAAAAAACCCTGACGGAAGACCCCCGCTGGCAAG ataccAACTTTGTTTTAGCCAATTATAAAACAGATCAGTGTACTAAGCCCCCGAGACTATGCAGACAGGGCTATGCTTGTCCCCATTACCACAACAGTAGAGATCGAAGacgaaatccacgcaagttcaaGTACAG GTCAACTCCTTGTCCAAACGTGAAACATGGGGATGAATGGGGCGAGCCTTCGAAGTGTGACAGTGGGGACAGCTGCCAGTATTGTCACTCTCGCACTGAACAGCAGTTTCACCCGGAG ATCTACAAATCTACCAAATGCAATGATATGCGGCAAACTGGATACTGTCCCAGAGGACCGTTCTGTGCATTTGCACATGTAGAAA GAATTCCCTCGACAGAAGAGACCATGAGCTCATTGCTAACAGCGATCCAGTCGAGTTCACAGTCCCAGCTGGGCTCTCAGCAGTATTCAGAGTGTCCCGTCAGTGAGTGGAACAGTGGAGGCAACTCCACCACCAGTGCAACCAGTAGCAACGGCCAAGTAGGAAGT ATTAAAAACAAGGGACAGGGGGATCAAAAGATGATGGACCAAGATAAACAG ACACAAAATACTGTATTCTCTGCGGTGAACCCTTTGGCATCAAGCTTTACCTCCAGTATAACATCCAGCTTGGCATCCAGTATTGGCTCAGATAGTTCCTCACCCACCACCTTATCAACAATGAATGCAAAAGCCACTCCTTTCTATCCAGGGAGCAACACGGTGGAGTCCGTCATAG GGTCTGCGCTCGACCTCAACTTCAGTGACATTAACGTTGCGTCTCTCGATAAGGAGTTGGAGGAACAAGATAGCAATGTAGGATTGACAA GCCAGCGGGTGCTAAGTGGATCTGCTCCCGTGAACATTCCCGGCTCCCTCGCACGATCGTCCTCTTTCAATTCCTCCTCATCGCTCTCCACCTCCCCTCTAAGCTCCCTCTCCCAGTCCCtctctcagtctctgctctccGGAACGGTGTCTCAGCAAAATCCACCTTCGGCAATGTTGGCCAAGCAAGAGCACGGCCTCCTGGGGACACCCACCTCCTCTTCTCAGAACTCTTTGG GCTTGAACGGAGGAGCTAGCAACATTTGGGACTTTGTAAGTGGCAGCTTTTCACCCAGTCCATCCCCGGTTTACAGCAGCCTAACCTCTGCAACCAGCAGTGCTGATGTGGCGCGCCTCTTCAGAGAGCTGGATGAGGCCAAGAGGAAGATCAAACAATGGGAGGAGGCCTGGCATCAGGTCAAGCAG GCCTGCGAAGCCTGCCAGAAAGATGCTCACGAAGCAAAGGAACAAGCGAAGACGGCCGAGGCGGAGCGGCAGCTGGCGGAGCAGAAGTGGGAGGAAACCGAACGCAAGCTGAAGGAGCTCCAAGGGGACTTTGACGTGCTTTGTCGCACCCCCGGGACACCTCTTCTACGTAGCTACGGCGAGCTGGACCAGCTCCCTTTGTCAAAGCTTCACTCCATCCAGAGTCAGCTGCGTAATGACCTAGACCTAATAGACGGG GTTATATATCAGCTTCAGTCAAAGAAATGTATAGTTTGCCAAAAGCATGATCGTTGCATTGTTCTGCAGCCTTGCCAACATTATGTACTATGTGAGAACTGTGCACCTAGTAAAACAGAATGCCCCTACTGTAGAACAAAAATACTGAAGTGGTGA